One segment of Chelativorans sp. AA-79 DNA contains the following:
- a CDS encoding acyl-CoA dehydrogenase family protein, with the protein MNDSTNSILVHSAERLFADVAKSDTAPKLTINGEVSPDLWKSVDEMGFCDLLRNADNGGAEATPEQLFQIAQLAGRYALPMPLVQTIIGRAVLDQCGLPAPEGALSVAFAGFPQSPAGESPEGRYIDVPWARPDEPVVLVSLDDNGATVEIIEFAGQSFKNIAGEPEGRLILPSNRSEPTARLSPETAGRFWLLTSLAQASLISGALEKVLEMSVQYVSDRVIFGKHMKTFQVVQHQTAQMAEEVCAGTIITHAAARSFDEPMGDVMVAAARARLADAVEFVASAAHQFHGAMGFTLEFPLQQSTKRLWAWRDQYGTAVEWRKKVGRTFIGLGSDELWPKLSGTAKN; encoded by the coding sequence ATGAACGACAGCACGAATTCGATCCTCGTCCATTCCGCCGAGCGACTCTTTGCCGACGTCGCCAAAAGCGACACCGCGCCGAAGCTGACCATCAACGGCGAGGTTTCGCCGGACCTGTGGAAATCCGTCGACGAGATGGGATTCTGCGATCTGTTGCGAAATGCCGACAACGGCGGAGCGGAGGCAACGCCCGAGCAACTATTCCAGATCGCGCAACTTGCCGGGCGCTACGCTTTGCCAATGCCGTTGGTTCAGACGATCATCGGCCGTGCCGTGCTCGATCAATGCGGCTTGCCGGCTCCGGAAGGCGCCTTGTCGGTCGCCTTTGCCGGCTTTCCGCAAAGCCCGGCGGGCGAGAGCCCGGAAGGCCGCTACATCGACGTTCCGTGGGCCCGGCCGGACGAACCGGTGGTCCTTGTCTCGTTGGACGACAACGGTGCCACGGTCGAGATCATCGAATTCGCCGGGCAATCGTTCAAGAACATCGCCGGCGAACCGGAAGGCCGGCTGATCCTACCCTCCAATCGCTCCGAGCCAACGGCACGGCTGTCGCCGGAAACTGCCGGCCGCTTCTGGCTCCTCACGTCGCTTGCCCAGGCCTCGCTCATCTCCGGCGCCTTGGAAAAGGTGCTCGAGATGTCGGTCCAGTATGTCTCGGACCGCGTGATCTTCGGCAAGCACATGAAAACCTTCCAGGTCGTGCAGCACCAGACGGCACAGATGGCCGAGGAGGTCTGCGCCGGCACGATCATCACGCATGCCGCGGCACGGTCGTTCGACGAACCGATGGGCGATGTGATGGTGGCGGCCGCGCGGGCCAGACTCGCCGATGCCGTCGAATTCGTCGCCAGCGCCGCCCACCAGTTCCATGGCGCCATGGGTTTCACGCTGGAATTTCCGCTTCAACAGTCGACCAAACGGCTGTGGGCCTGGCGTGACCAGTACGGCACCGCGGTCGAGTGGCGCAAAAAAGTCGGGCGGACCTTCATCGGGCTCGGCTCGGACGAGCTGTGGCCGAAATTGTCAGGCACCGCAAAGAACTGA
- a CDS encoding CoA transferase, with translation MLPLSDLRVLDFTALLPGPLCTLVLAEAGASVIKVERPGSGEAGRQSYTEASKEPVDFALLNKGKKSVVLDLKSDSGREAAQALAARADVLVEQFRPGVMARLGLGYEQLSKTNPRLIYCSISGFGQTGPLVNKVGHDLNYIARTGLLGLATEADGRPAYPQGHYADIGGGTYPALVNIMLAMLQREKTGRGQHLDIAMAENTFFWMRRALSPVLQGIAPDKSKRLPSTGDSPRYGIYLAADSVAISVAPLEEQFWKRFCDILGLSEAERQDRKEPAKVRALIQSKLAEKTGAEWDAIFAGEEVCVEIARDARDAMDDPQFVARGVFERKLRLRSGKEIPALPLPIQKSFVSPETTTYPAAGENDGEISSIWP, from the coding sequence ATGCTTCCCTTGTCGGATTTACGCGTTCTCGATTTCACCGCCTTGCTCCCAGGGCCGCTGTGCACGCTGGTGCTGGCTGAGGCCGGCGCCAGCGTGATCAAGGTCGAACGTCCGGGTTCCGGCGAAGCCGGCCGGCAAAGCTATACCGAGGCCTCGAAGGAGCCGGTGGATTTCGCCCTATTGAACAAGGGCAAGAAGAGCGTCGTGCTCGACCTCAAGAGCGACAGCGGCCGCGAGGCCGCCCAGGCTCTGGCGGCGCGCGCCGACGTACTCGTCGAACAGTTCCGGCCGGGCGTGATGGCGCGACTCGGTCTCGGCTACGAGCAGTTGTCAAAGACCAATCCGAGGCTGATCTACTGCTCCATCAGCGGCTTCGGACAGACCGGGCCGCTGGTCAACAAGGTCGGGCACGACCTTAACTACATCGCGCGGACCGGCCTGCTGGGGCTTGCGACCGAGGCGGACGGACGGCCTGCCTACCCGCAGGGCCACTATGCCGACATCGGCGGCGGCACCTACCCGGCCCTTGTCAACATCATGCTGGCCATGCTGCAGCGGGAGAAAACCGGGCGCGGCCAGCATCTCGACATCGCCATGGCCGAGAACACGTTTTTCTGGATGCGGCGCGCCCTATCGCCTGTGCTGCAGGGCATCGCGCCGGACAAGAGCAAGCGCCTGCCGAGCACCGGCGACTCGCCGCGCTACGGTATCTATCTCGCCGCCGACAGTGTCGCCATCTCGGTGGCCCCGCTCGAGGAGCAGTTCTGGAAGCGCTTCTGCGACATTCTCGGCCTGTCGGAGGCCGAACGGCAGGACCGCAAGGAACCGGCCAAGGTCAGGGCGCTCATCCAATCGAAGCTCGCCGAAAAAACCGGCGCCGAATGGGACGCGATCTTTGCAGGCGAAGAGGTTTGCGTCGAGATCGCGCGCGATGCGCGCGATGCCATGGACGATCCCCAATTCGTGGCACGCGGGGTGTTCGAGCGGAAGTTGCGGCTGAGGTCCGGAAAAGAGATTCCGGCTCTGCCGCTTCCCATTCAGAAATCCTTCGTCTCGCCCGAGACCACCACGTATCCAGCGGCCGGCGAGAACGACGGCGAAATCAGTTCCATCTGGCCTTAA
- a CDS encoding CoA transferase gives MTNAGTSHAGATAKPVRPLSGVTVLAIEHFIAGPLATMILADLGADVIKVELPEGDSYRNNPPVYNNEYGTTSYSFTRANRNKRSLSLDFRTDKGKELLLELVGKSDVLVENFRPGVLSKLGFGWDVLQATNSRLIYATVTGFGHSDVLPSPMGNLPAFDIIAQALSGIMWRPTKEGQPPTYLGIPLADEISGVMTAMGVLAALNLRNLTGQGTRVDLSMYDATVMLTESVITYWSHFKQEGSRGASSTSCPYDVFKAKDGYFVLGVAGEPIWQRFAKAIGRADLIDRPELRSGKDRAKVLETVVRPIIEDWASGRTKAETCAFFREGGIPAAPVQNVGDLFECPHIEARNMLLELDDPVIGKIAVAGNPLKFSAVPEVERNAPPQLGADSTDVLSDILGLDATTIASLQAAGIVKMAEGKKVGA, from the coding sequence ATGACCAATGCAGGAACATCGCACGCCGGCGCGACAGCCAAACCGGTGCGGCCGCTGAGCGGGGTCACTGTGCTGGCGATCGAGCACTTCATCGCCGGTCCGCTTGCGACGATGATTCTGGCCGATCTTGGCGCTGACGTGATCAAAGTCGAATTGCCCGAAGGCGATTCATACCGGAACAACCCGCCCGTCTATAACAACGAATACGGCACGACGAGCTACAGCTTCACCCGCGCCAACCGCAACAAGCGCAGCCTGTCGCTCGATTTCCGCACCGACAAGGGCAAGGAATTGCTGCTTGAACTGGTGGGGAAATCGGATGTGCTGGTCGAGAACTTCCGGCCAGGCGTGCTGAGCAAGCTGGGCTTCGGCTGGGATGTACTCCAGGCAACCAATTCGCGGCTGATCTACGCCACCGTTACCGGATTTGGCCATTCCGACGTGCTGCCCAGCCCGATGGGCAATCTGCCGGCCTTCGACATTATCGCCCAGGCGCTGAGCGGCATCATGTGGCGCCCGACCAAGGAGGGACAGCCGCCAACCTACCTCGGCATTCCGCTCGCCGACGAGATATCCGGCGTGATGACGGCGATGGGCGTTCTCGCCGCTCTTAACCTCCGCAACCTGACGGGCCAGGGTACCCGCGTCGACCTGTCGATGTATGACGCCACCGTGATGCTGACGGAATCCGTCATCACCTATTGGAGCCATTTCAAGCAGGAAGGCTCGCGCGGCGCCAGCTCTACGAGTTGCCCCTACGACGTCTTCAAGGCCAAGGACGGCTACTTCGTGCTTGGCGTCGCCGGCGAGCCGATCTGGCAACGCTTTGCCAAGGCGATCGGTCGCGCCGACCTCATCGATCGGCCGGAACTCCGCAGCGGCAAGGATCGCGCCAAGGTTCTGGAAACCGTGGTTCGGCCAATCATCGAGGACTGGGCGTCGGGCCGAACAAAAGCGGAAACCTGCGCGTTCTTTCGCGAGGGCGGAATTCCCGCCGCGCCGGTGCAGAACGTCGGGGATCTTTTCGAATGTCCACACATCGAGGCCCGCAACATGCTGCTCGAACTGGACGACCCGGTCATCGGCAAGATCGCGGTTGCCGGCAATCCGCTCAAATTCTCGGCCGTTCCCGAGGTGGAGCGCAACGCGCCGCCACAGCTTGGCGCCGACAGCACCGACGTGCTGTCGGACATTCTCGGCCTCGACGCCACAACAATCGCCAGCCTGCAGGCGGCCGGCATCGTCAAAATGGCGGAAGGGAAGAAAGTCGGTGCATAA
- a CDS encoding CoA transferase — protein MHKARQPGPLAGLRVLDASGEEGAYAGKLFADMGADVTRLAPSPTAPGAADIFLNLGKTRLIAEPDTREGIDLFCSRLREVDIVIESFRPGLLETFGLSRAELMRQLPELIWAKISPFGTEGPYKAFRSTDLTNMALGGMLTLAGYPDREPVLAYGNQSHTIASLYCGVGVLIAYYERLTSAKGQYIEIPIQHAVATALENSIQFHDLQKVVRKRIGAGYAEAASGLFNCRDGSVFLMAGRLSTVRGWKALVEWLIEAGAPGSEELAKPAWQDPAWKATPEATKRFETIFTEFAQDKLKQDLYIEAQRRGIAMCPVNDVDGALNDPQLIEREFFQEVRIGPDGAPMLLPGPPYRLSRTPASLATKVPEFNNDA, from the coding sequence GTGCATAAGGCCCGCCAGCCTGGCCCGCTCGCAGGACTCCGGGTCCTCGACGCCAGCGGAGAGGAAGGTGCCTATGCCGGCAAGCTGTTCGCCGATATGGGAGCAGACGTCACGCGGCTCGCACCCTCGCCAACCGCGCCGGGCGCCGCGGACATCTTCCTGAACCTCGGCAAAACGCGCCTGATCGCCGAGCCGGACACCCGAGAAGGGATCGACCTGTTCTGTTCCCGGCTGCGGGAGGTCGATATTGTCATCGAAAGTTTCCGGCCAGGCTTGCTCGAAACATTCGGCCTGAGCCGCGCCGAGCTGATGCGGCAATTGCCAGAGCTGATTTGGGCCAAGATTTCGCCGTTTGGAACCGAGGGCCCTTACAAGGCATTCCGGTCGACAGACCTTACCAACATGGCCCTGGGGGGCATGTTAACGCTGGCCGGCTATCCTGACCGCGAGCCGGTGCTGGCCTATGGCAACCAGTCCCATACGATCGCGTCATTGTACTGCGGAGTTGGCGTCCTCATCGCCTATTACGAGCGGCTGACCTCCGCGAAAGGCCAGTATATCGAGATTCCGATTCAACACGCTGTCGCCACGGCGCTCGAAAACTCCATCCAGTTTCACGACCTGCAGAAGGTCGTCCGCAAGCGTATCGGTGCCGGCTATGCGGAAGCCGCGTCCGGGCTTTTCAACTGCCGCGACGGCTCCGTATTCCTGATGGCGGGGCGGCTGAGTACGGTTCGGGGTTGGAAGGCCCTGGTCGAGTGGCTGATCGAGGCCGGCGCTCCAGGGTCGGAAGAGCTTGCGAAACCGGCCTGGCAGGACCCGGCGTGGAAGGCGACCCCCGAGGCCACAAAACGCTTCGAGACGATCTTCACCGAATTCGCCCAGGATAAGCTCAAGCAGGACTTGTATATCGAGGCGCAACGGCGCGGCATTGCAATGTGCCCGGTGAACGACGTCGACGGCGCGCTGAACGATCCCCAGCTGATCGAGAGGGAGTTTTTCCAGGAAGTGCGGATCGGGCCGGACGGGGCGCCGATGTTGCTGCCAGGCCCGCCCTATCGCCTGTCCCGCACTCCAGCATCGCTGGCGACCAAAGTGCCTGAGTTCAACAATGACGCATGA
- a CDS encoding CoA transferase, with protein sequence MTHDLPLHGVRIIDFTWVGAGPLTTRILADFGAEVIKIESRSRPDVLRITPPLAASGVQYERSGYFAARNANKKSVALDMSVAAGRDLARRLIADADVIANSFAPGVMARWGLGYEDVAEIKPDIVYLEMPMLGSEGPYKNFTGFGATLMAVSGLLNLCGYPDRPPVGTGTNYPDHVPNPMHAAFAVLAALIHRRATGEGQKIEVSQLESTINVIGSAFVRNGHEEPVSRSGNLSRRFSPHGVYPCEGDDQWVAVAVEGETQWQTFCEVVGQPRLTSDPRFSSHDLRVANAEVLDSIIAVWTTKSSSKSVMHLLQAKGIAAGVVNDAATLVEGDPNIAALECFKVLPHSEMGPSRYLRAPIRMSRTPARLERSAPLLGEHSFDVCRDLLAMTNEEIDAATAAGAFG encoded by the coding sequence ATGACGCATGACCTTCCCCTGCATGGCGTTCGCATCATCGACTTTACCTGGGTCGGCGCCGGGCCGCTGACGACGCGCATCCTGGCTGATTTCGGCGCCGAGGTGATCAAGATCGAATCGAGGTCCCGGCCGGATGTTCTGCGGATAACGCCGCCTCTGGCGGCAAGCGGTGTCCAGTACGAGCGCTCAGGCTATTTCGCCGCGAGGAATGCCAACAAGAAGAGCGTCGCGCTCGATATGAGCGTTGCCGCCGGCCGGGATCTGGCGCGGCGGCTAATCGCCGACGCCGACGTGATCGCCAACAGCTTCGCGCCGGGCGTCATGGCCCGCTGGGGGCTTGGCTATGAAGATGTGGCGGAGATCAAGCCGGACATCGTCTACCTCGAAATGCCGATGCTCGGCTCGGAAGGCCCGTACAAGAACTTCACCGGGTTTGGCGCAACTTTGATGGCGGTGTCCGGTTTGCTCAACCTGTGTGGCTATCCCGACCGTCCTCCCGTCGGCACCGGCACGAATTATCCGGACCATGTACCCAACCCCATGCATGCGGCCTTCGCGGTGCTGGCGGCACTCATCCACAGACGCGCGACCGGCGAAGGTCAGAAGATCGAGGTTTCGCAACTGGAATCCACGATCAACGTCATTGGTAGCGCATTTGTCCGAAACGGCCACGAGGAGCCGGTTTCGCGCAGCGGAAACCTGTCCCGCCGCTTCAGTCCGCATGGCGTCTATCCGTGTGAGGGCGACGATCAATGGGTGGCGGTGGCGGTCGAGGGTGAAACCCAGTGGCAAACCTTCTGCGAGGTTGTCGGCCAACCCCGGCTCACCTCCGACCCGAGATTTTCATCGCATGATCTGCGGGTGGCCAATGCCGAGGTCCTCGACAGCATCATCGCCGTCTGGACGACGAAATCCAGCAGCAAGTCTGTCATGCACCTCCTTCAGGCAAAGGGCATCGCGGCCGGCGTCGTCAACGATGCGGCGACGCTCGTCGAAGGCGATCCCAACATCGCCGCGTTGGAATGTTTCAAGGTGCTGCCGCACTCCGAAATGGGGCCGTCGCGCTACTTGAGGGCACCGATCCGGATGAGCCGGACGCCCGCCCGGCTGGAACGTTCGGCGCCTCTGCTGGGCGAGCACAGCTTCGATGTCTGTCGCGACTTGCTTGCGATGACTAACGAAGAGATCGATGCGGCAACCGCCGCCGGCGCGTTCGGATGA
- a CDS encoding LysR family transcriptional regulator encodes MSRIRRPLQNFGSTWVLACLAEQPNFTAVGAMLGMTASGVSRSISRLEERLGMKLVNRTTRSVSLTDEGQVYASRCADIVRQFEQLEDSLLAEKKSVRGNLKIQSTPGFGRLVILAALPDFLAQYPDLNVEVLLDGRHLDLITENIDVAVRFGVPRDSSLIARKFCSVYYGLYASRKYLESSPEIRFPEDLERHRCLTYIQPQTGLVRKWILSVDGIDQVVKPSNTVMTNDMQATRDLAIAGAGVAYLPDFSVREAMTAGNLLPIMPAYIHKGPKVYATYARNPHGSHRVRAFLDFLKAAIGPTPVWQRAPAADLTRLGGSGLAAGRPLM; translated from the coding sequence GTGTCGAGAATCAGACGACCGCTACAGAATTTCGGCTCGACCTGGGTGCTTGCCTGCCTGGCCGAGCAGCCCAATTTCACCGCCGTCGGCGCCATGCTCGGAATGACGGCCTCTGGCGTCAGCCGCTCGATATCGCGGCTTGAGGAACGTCTGGGCATGAAGCTGGTCAACCGGACCACGCGCAGCGTGAGCCTGACCGACGAAGGCCAGGTCTATGCTTCGCGTTGCGCCGACATCGTTCGCCAGTTCGAACAACTCGAAGATTCTCTTCTGGCGGAAAAGAAAAGCGTCAGGGGCAATCTGAAAATTCAGTCGACGCCGGGCTTTGGCAGGTTGGTAATCCTTGCCGCGCTGCCGGATTTCCTCGCGCAATATCCTGATCTCAACGTTGAGGTGCTGCTGGATGGCCGTCATCTCGATCTCATCACCGAGAACATCGACGTCGCCGTGCGGTTCGGCGTGCCGAGGGACAGCAGCTTGATCGCGCGCAAATTCTGTAGCGTTTATTACGGGCTCTATGCGTCGCGGAAATATCTGGAATCCTCCCCGGAGATACGCTTTCCCGAGGATTTGGAGCGTCACCGCTGCCTCACCTACATTCAGCCGCAGACCGGGCTGGTTAGGAAGTGGATATTGAGCGTCGACGGCATCGACCAGGTCGTGAAGCCGTCGAATACCGTGATGACCAACGATATGCAGGCGACGCGAGATCTGGCGATCGCCGGCGCCGGCGTCGCTTACCTGCCCGATTTCTCTGTCCGGGAAGCCATGACCGCAGGGAATCTGTTACCTATCATGCCGGCTTACATCCACAAGGGTCCGAAGGTTTACGCGACCTACGCCCGTAATCCGCACGGTTCCCATCGGGTTCGCGCTTTTCTGGATTTTCTGAAAGCGGCGATCGGCCCGACGCCGGTCTGGCAGCGCGCGCCCGCCGCCGACCTAACTAGATTGGGTGGTAGCGGGTTGGCGGCCGGTCGGCCTCTCATGTAG
- a CDS encoding enoyl-CoA hydratase/isomerase family protein — MDYSSYEHLIVAIDNGVATVTINRPEVYNAVNHRLHIELGDIWRDLDRDKDVGAIVVTGAGDKAFSAGGDLSMLEHRMSLPAEERFKEAISWEPRDLVYNMVNCDKIIIAAINGTAVGAGLAVALMSDISVVSETAKLGDGHIRLGVVAGDHAPMIWPLLCGMAKSKYYLLTGDFIDGKEAERIGLVSMAVPQKDVLPKALELAERFATGPQFALGMTKRSLNQWLRLGGLASFDYSLALEKMAFFSGDAQAGVRGVREKKKAVYPSAPGKSKA, encoded by the coding sequence ATGGATTACAGCAGTTACGAGCATCTGATCGTTGCGATCGACAACGGCGTCGCCACGGTCACCATAAACCGGCCCGAGGTCTACAATGCCGTCAATCACCGGCTTCACATCGAACTCGGCGACATCTGGCGGGATCTCGATCGTGACAAGGATGTCGGCGCGATCGTTGTGACTGGAGCCGGCGACAAGGCTTTCTCGGCCGGAGGGGATCTCTCCATGCTCGAGCATCGCATGTCGCTGCCGGCAGAAGAGCGGTTCAAGGAGGCTATCAGCTGGGAACCGCGCGACCTCGTCTACAACATGGTGAATTGCGACAAGATCATCATCGCGGCGATCAACGGCACCGCTGTCGGCGCCGGTCTCGCGGTGGCGCTGATGTCGGACATTTCCGTTGTGTCGGAAACGGCCAAGCTTGGCGACGGGCATATAAGGCTTGGTGTCGTGGCGGGCGATCACGCGCCGATGATCTGGCCGCTGCTGTGCGGCATGGCAAAATCGAAATACTACCTGCTCACCGGCGATTTCATCGATGGCAAGGAGGCCGAACGCATCGGCCTGGTCAGCATGGCCGTGCCGCAGAAGGATGTCCTTCCGAAAGCGCTCGAGCTGGCCGAACGTTTCGCTACCGGTCCGCAATTCGCGCTGGGCATGACCAAGCGTTCGCTCAACCAGTGGCTTCGCCTCGGCGGGCTGGCATCCTTCGATTACTCGCTGGCGCTGGAGAAGATGGCGTTCTTTTCGGGCGACGCCCAAGCCGGCGTGCGCGGTGTGCGCGAGAAGAAAAAGGCGGTCTATCCCTCCGCCCCCGGCAAGAGCAAAGCTTGA
- a CDS encoding 3-hydroxyacyl-CoA dehydrogenase family protein — protein MSELKKIAVLGGGTMGNGIAQICAAAGYEVSLVEVDQVALDRALGRIKDSLARFVKSGKMTQEVADSTHRSIRPVTSFADIGNEVDMVIEAVPEVLDIKKSVFEMLSRETQPGTILATNTSQLSITNIASAASRPEDVIGVHFFNPPVLMRLVEVIRGVKTSDRALETVLGLVTRLGKEAAVCKRDTVGFITTRAATALRLECLRMYEEGVASIEDIDRAMRLGFNHPMGPFELNDYNGLDVAYNGAKSLREAYGERFAPPQSLTARVAAGMLGRKTGQGWYDHSGEKPVPIN, from the coding sequence ATGAGCGAGCTCAAGAAGATTGCCGTTCTTGGCGGCGGGACGATGGGAAACGGTATCGCGCAGATTTGCGCGGCCGCTGGCTACGAAGTCTCACTCGTCGAGGTTGATCAGGTCGCCCTGGACAGGGCACTGGGCCGGATAAAGGACAGCCTCGCGCGCTTCGTCAAGTCCGGAAAGATGACGCAGGAGGTTGCCGATTCAACGCATCGGAGCATCCGTCCCGTGACCAGTTTCGCCGACATCGGCAACGAGGTCGACATGGTCATCGAGGCCGTTCCGGAGGTGCTCGACATCAAGAAAAGCGTTTTCGAAATGCTGTCGCGGGAAACCCAGCCTGGCACCATCCTGGCGACCAACACGTCGCAGCTCAGCATCACCAATATCGCGTCGGCGGCGAGCCGGCCCGAGGACGTGATCGGCGTACATTTCTTCAATCCGCCCGTGCTGATGCGGCTGGTCGAAGTGATCCGCGGTGTGAAGACCTCCGACCGCGCGCTGGAAACCGTGCTCGGCTTGGTGACCAGGCTGGGCAAGGAAGCCGCGGTTTGCAAGCGCGACACGGTCGGCTTCATCACCACGCGCGCCGCCACGGCTCTGCGGCTGGAATGCCTGCGCATGTATGAGGAGGGGGTCGCCTCGATCGAGGACATCGACCGTGCCATGCGCCTCGGCTTCAACCATCCGATGGGACCATTCGAGCTCAACGACTACAACGGTCTCGACGTCGCCTACAACGGCGCGAAATCGCTGCGTGAAGCCTATGGCGAGCGGTTCGCGCCGCCGCAGAGCCTGACCGCGCGCGTCGCGGCGGGCATGCTCGGCCGCAAGACCGGGCAGGGTTGGTATGACCATTCCGGCGAAAAGCCCGTCCCGATCAACTGA
- a CDS encoding enoyl-CoA hydratase-related protein: MTVELLEEHRDGVVTLALNRPEKRNALSIDLLSSIHEAVRRLSSDETVRVLVFSGGLDVFAAGGDITQLQGATPEEMFRRYEWQRYLWDSIESFPRPTIAMIAGLALGGGCELALCCDFRIVSPDAVIGLPETRIGVMPGAGGTQRLARLIGTSRAKEIIFLGETVPAEQALAYGLVNKVVEKTQLVAETQAFADRLARAASFPLQMAKVAINAGQDVPLPTALKIERLAFSNLFGSADHVEGVGAFLEKRKPDFKRSKQGG; encoded by the coding sequence ATGACTGTGGAATTGTTGGAGGAGCATCGGGATGGGGTGGTCACCCTGGCCCTCAACCGGCCGGAGAAGCGCAATGCGCTGAGCATAGATTTGCTTTCCAGCATCCATGAAGCAGTGAGGCGTCTATCGTCCGACGAGACGGTTCGCGTTCTCGTCTTCAGCGGCGGGCTCGACGTGTTCGCGGCAGGTGGCGACATCACGCAGTTGCAGGGAGCGACGCCAGAGGAGATGTTTCGGCGCTACGAATGGCAGCGCTATCTCTGGGATTCGATCGAGAGCTTTCCGCGGCCGACCATCGCGATGATTGCCGGGCTGGCGCTCGGCGGCGGCTGCGAATTGGCGTTGTGCTGCGACTTCCGGATCGTTTCTCCCGACGCGGTGATCGGACTGCCGGAGACCCGCATCGGCGTCATGCCCGGTGCCGGCGGCACGCAACGACTTGCGCGGTTGATCGGCACGTCGCGCGCCAAGGAGATCATCTTTCTGGGAGAAACGGTTCCTGCCGAGCAGGCGCTGGCCTATGGCCTCGTCAACAAGGTGGTCGAGAAAACCCAGCTAGTGGCCGAGACGCAAGCTTTTGCCGACCGTCTCGCCCGCGCAGCGAGCTTCCCGCTGCAGATGGCCAAGGTCGCGATCAATGCCGGACAGGACGTCCCGCTGCCTACCGCGCTGAAGATCGAGCGGCTGGCGTTCAGCAATCTGTTCGGCAGCGCCGATCATGTCGAGGGCGTCGGCGCTTTCCTGGAGAAGCGCAAGCCGGATTTCAAACGCAGCAAACAGGGTGGCTGA
- a CDS encoding MFS transporter → MASQPARSRGWCSRGIFARQLRFVDSTAHLNCVHGVSRLGFDPLGWHGSRNGVPMARQIVVKSVLYPVLAAAFLAQLALPLARVATTYKVIDLDLSAAYVGLISATYALLPAMLAIPLGRFYDRGDIRIAMLTGATIVPPALLALLHEPASVTSLVIGTVLLGVAQGILISILQLLAIKASGLHHRDRSIGRLMICLGIGGAAGPLSITVIAYFSLPLGNGILVVCLVAAAMLWVALFAAARASVRMHRQEKPQVPMRELARVPKLLPLVLLGSAFVTTQDLLLVFIPVLGVERGIDAGAIGLMLSLQSAASILSRVCFGWLVARLGRVALLLGATVGAAVSVGGLAVPTSVYVTAFCLACAGISLSLALACSIALVVQVAPPAARATALSMRYAANRLTQFAIPLGAGLIASSVGVAGIFLALGLMLTGSAVGLSHVLAGFRHKR, encoded by the coding sequence ATGGCGAGCCAACCTGCCCGATCACGCGGCTGGTGTAGCAGAGGCATTTTTGCCAGACAGCTTCGATTTGTTGACTCCACGGCACATCTAAATTGTGTGCATGGAGTTTCTAGGCTCGGCTTCGATCCACTAGGGTGGCATGGCAGCCGCAACGGAGTTCCGATGGCGAGGCAGATCGTCGTTAAATCGGTGTTGTATCCGGTGCTTGCCGCGGCTTTCCTGGCGCAACTCGCGCTGCCGCTCGCACGGGTTGCAACCACCTACAAGGTGATTGATCTCGATCTGTCCGCCGCCTACGTCGGCTTGATCTCGGCTACTTATGCGCTCCTGCCGGCAATGCTGGCGATCCCACTGGGGCGGTTCTACGACCGCGGAGATATCCGCATCGCCATGCTGACCGGCGCGACGATCGTGCCGCCGGCCTTGCTGGCTCTGCTCCACGAACCAGCGTCCGTCACATCGCTGGTGATCGGCACGGTTCTGCTGGGGGTCGCTCAGGGCATCCTGATCTCCATACTTCAGCTGTTGGCGATCAAGGCATCAGGACTTCATCATCGCGACCGATCGATTGGCCGGCTGATGATCTGCTTGGGCATCGGCGGCGCGGCGGGGCCGCTTTCCATCACTGTCATCGCCTATTTTTCGCTTCCGCTCGGCAACGGCATCCTCGTCGTGTGTCTGGTTGCTGCGGCGATGCTGTGGGTCGCGTTGTTCGCGGCGGCACGCGCGTCGGTGCGCATGCATCGGCAGGAGAAGCCGCAGGTGCCGATGCGGGAACTCGCCCGCGTACCCAAGCTGCTGCCGCTGGTGCTGCTCGGCAGCGCGTTTGTCACCACCCAGGATCTGCTGCTGGTGTTCATCCCCGTGCTGGGCGTCGAGCGCGGCATCGATGCGGGCGCGATTGGACTGATGCTCAGCTTGCAGTCGGCGGCTTCCATCCTTTCGCGCGTATGCTTCGGATGGCTGGTGGCCCGCCTCGGACGCGTGGCTCTGCTGCTGGGGGCGACGGTTGGAGCGGCAGTCTCGGTTGGCGGACTGGCGGTTCCGACATCCGTATACGTTACCGCGTTCTGCCTCGCCTGCGCCGGCATATCGCTGTCTCTCGCTCTGGCTTGCTCCATCGCGCTGGTGGTTCAGGTCGCACCGCCCGCCGCGCGAGCCACGGCGCTGTCGATGCGGTATGCGGCAAACCGGCTCACCCAGTTCGCCATCCCGCTGGGTGCCGGCCTGATTGCCTCATCGGTTGGCGTGGCAGGCATCTTCCTGGCGCTCGGCCTTATGCTCACCGGATCTGCCGTCGGGCTTTCTCATGTGCTGGCCGGCTTCCGTCACAAGCGTTGA